In Coraliomargarita sinensis, the genomic stretch ACTGCATCGACGCAGGAGATTTATTTCGCGCCGACCGGTAAGATCGGTGCTTCTGCTGTCATTATGGGGGCGGGGCAGGAAGTCCCGGAAACGGCCAAGATGAAAATCGAAAGTTACTTGAGGGCCAATATCCGCGCAATTACGGCGGACTATCCCTACCGCTCCGATGTAATACGAGCCATGCTCGATGCCGAGTATGAGTTGGTCATCGACGAGGAAGTGATCAAGCCCGCGGGTGAATTACTGACCCTGACCGCCAGCGAAGCACTCAAGGAATACGGGGATCCGCCACAACCGCTGCTTGGGAAAGGGATTTACGATTCGGTGGAGGAATTGCTCGACGACCGCTTTGGTCCCGGGAACTACGAAATAAAGGACTTTAAGGTCACTTACTCGGAGCGGATCGCCAAGTGGATGGATACCTTCGCGCCGGCTCTCCTGGGTATCGGCATGCTATTGCTCTTCCTCGAATTCAAAACCCCGGGCTTCGGTATCTTCGGGATCGGCGGCATCGTGCTCATTGCGATCTTTTTTATCAGTCAGCACATCGCTGGTTTGGCGGGCAACGAGGCCATCCTCTTCTTTGCGCTGGGCATCATTCTGGTATTGGTCGAGATTTTCTTTTTCCCCGGAGTGCTCATCTTTGCCCTGAGCGGGCTGGCCCTGATCTTTGGTTCACTGCTCTGGGCGATGGTCGATATCTGGCCCGAAGAACCGATCAGCCTGTCGCCGGAATTTCTGGCGGAGCCCGTAGTGAATCTCGTTTTCGGAATGACGGTTGCCGTGCTCGGAGCGGTTATTTTTGGCCGCTTTTTTAAGGGGTCCTTTTTCGAGCGCATGCTTGTCCTGGAGGATGCGGCCGGGGGCAGCAGTCAGGAGATCCGCGAAAAGCGCGAATCTTCCCTGCCCAAGCCCGGCAGCGAAGGGGTCGCCGTTTCAGACCTTTTCCCCAGTGGTCGGGTCGAGGTCGATGGGAAGCGCTATGAGGCACGAAGTGCACTCGGCCCGATCGAGCATGACAGCCGGATCCGGGTCAAAGCGCACAATGACTTCAGCCTGATTGTCGAGGAGGTGGAGTCATGATGTTGATCTTGGGACTGATCCTGGCCGCTCTGGTTCTCATCTTTTTTGAGGTGATCCTGCCCGGAGGCATACTCGGGCTGCTGGCCCTGGCCTGTATTGTCGGTGCCACCTGGCTGGGTTTCGCGGATTATGGTGTGGCCGGTGGCGCGCTGACTTTTCTTGGATCGTTAATTGCAGTCGGACTCTTGGTCTTTGTCGAATTCAAGCTGATGGCCAATTCCAAGTGGGGCAAAGGCTTCTTCCTGGGCTCTTCTGTCTCGGGGCACTCGAATGTTGCCCAGGGGGAGGACAGTATGATTGGTCAGGAAGCCACGGCGATGACTCGTTTAAATCCCAGTGGAAAGATTGCAATCGACGGACGATCCTACGAAGCTTATTCACAAGATGGTTATATCGATTCCGGAGAGACGGTGATCGTGACCAAACGAGAAAATTTTAAACTCATCATCAAAAAACCATGACCTCAACACCACTCCCACTCGCTCTCACCAGTTGGCAACTAGGCTTGGCCGCGATTCTCGGCCTGATCCTGGTCATTGCCTTTTTTATCATTATTACGTTTTTCAGCATCTGGCTGCGTGCCTTGCTTTCAGGTGCTCCAGTCGGTTTCCCGACGTTGGTGGCGATGCGCCTTCGCGGCGTGCCGGCCTCTGTTATCGTCGATGCCCGAATTGCCGCGGTGAAGGCCGGATTGGAAATGCCGGTCAATGATCTCGAAGCCCATTATCTGGCCGAGGGTAATGTTATCCAGACGGTACAGGCACTGGTTGCGGCGGATAAAGCCAATATCGAGTTGGATTGGCAACGTGCCTGCGCCATTGACCTCGCGACCAAGGGCACCGGAAAGTCCGTGCTCGAAGCGGTTCGTACTTCAATTAATCCGAAGGTAATCAATTGCCCTGACCCTAATGGCGGACGCGGCACGATCGACGGCGTCGCCAAGGATGGGATTCAGGTGAAAGCCCGCGCCCGGGTGACGGTTCGTTCCAATCTTGATAATTACGTAGGCAGTGCTTTGGAAGAGACTGTCATTGCCCGTGTCGGCGAGGGTATTGTGACCACCATTGGTTCGGCGGATACCTACAAGGACGTCCTCGAATCACCCGATAAAATTTCCAAGGTCGTTCTGGAACGCGGACTCGATGTTGGCACCGCCTTCGAAATTCTTTCCATCGATATTGCCGATGTTGACGTTGGTGAGAACATTGGTGCGAAACTGCAGGAGTCCCAGGCCGAGGCCGACAAGAATGTCGCCCAAGCCAAGGCAGAAATGCGTCGTGCCGCTGCTGTTGCCCAAGAGCAGGAAATGAAGGCCCGCGTCGAAGAAATGCAGGCCAAGGTGGTCGAAGCCGAGGCACAGGTGCCGCTGGCACTGGCAGAAGCCTTCCGCTCCGGCAATCTCGGTGTAATGGACTACTATCGCTTGAACAATATTAAGGCGGATACCGACATGCGCGACTCCATCTCCAAAGGGGAAGAGGATAAGTAATGCGCCTTGCGCCATGGCGGGGCGGGCTTGTCTCGCACCGCCGCTGCGCAACCGCTAATTTCAAAAATCGCAGCCCGATATGGACAACCTTCTGGAAATACTCGTCCCGCTGATTTTTGCGGCGATCTACTTCTTCGGGAATATGTTTTCGGGAAAGTCGCAGGAGGACAAAGAGGCACCACCGACCTTGAACCCTCGTCGCGATTCTGACGGCCCGGACGCCGCCGAGCGGCAAAGGCGCATTCAGGAGGAGATTCGCCGAAAGATCATGGAGCGCCGCCGCGCTTCAGGAAGTGGGCAGACCACATCCACGGCACCCAGCGGGCGTGAATTGCGGGAGCGTCGGCAACAGGTGGAAGCCCGGCGCCAGGCTCGTGAGGAGGAAGAGGTCCGCCGTGAAGTCGTGGAGGAAGTGCAGAAGGAGCCGTCTGCTTATTCCATTCCATCGCACGAAATGGAATCGGACCCCGAGTCTCCTACGTTTACCTGGGACGATTCGGATAATGCCTACGATAGTACCATGGAGGCGCGTCTGAAACGTATTGAGGAAACCAAACGGCAGGCAGAAAAGTTACAGAAACAGGCCGCTAAGCGAAATAATACTCCGGATCAGGAGGATAAGCAGGGCAAGCAGCAAACCGGAGGCTATTTTACCGGTACGGTCCGTGATAGCCTAAAAGATCCCCGAGCCGCTCGTGTTGCCTTTATCTACGGTGAAGTATTGGGGCGGCCAATCAGCTTGAGGAAAGAAGCCAGCTCAGTTCCCGGTTTGAACTGATTTGGCGAAATTATTTCGCGGCAAATTGATCTTTTTGTAAGTTGCCGTGTCGTAGTGACGTTCATGTGACGATAGTCATTTCATTTTGCTATGCCTGCTTCTCTCCTGAACCCTACCTGTCCGACCATGACCACAGAAGAACTCTTTGACGTTGTCGATGAGCAGGACCGTGTGCTCCGCTCCGAGGCCCGTTCGGTAGTTCACCGTGATGGTCTCCTGCACCGGGCCGTGCACATCTTTGTTTTTAACTCAAGCGGTGAACTCTATCTGCAACGCCGTTCGATGAATAAAGACAGTGCGCCAGGCAAATGGGTAAGCTCCTGCTCGGGCCATGTCGACAGCGGTGAGAATTATGATGCCGCCGCACGCCGTGAATTGGGTGAGGAAATCGGCCTCTATGATCCGATCAATATGAAGCCGGTTTTTAAGGAAGCGGCCTGCCGTCCAACTGGAAATGAGTTTGTCTGGGTCTATGACTGTCACTCTGAAGGCCCTTTCATACTTGATCCGGACGAGGTTAGCGACGGGCAGTGGATCGGACTGGATGCGGTCAATGGCTGGATCGAAGAACGCCCCCGTGATTTTGCCTGGTCCTTTACTCATTTATGGGCGAAATACCGAAAGCTGGTAGAGCGCTAACTGAAGCCAGGAAGGCGGGAATTATCCGTCTCGATACTAGAGTTCTTCATAGAGCATGTGGCCACCGAGTTTAAGTGAGGCCTTTCTATACGGTGGTGTCAGGAACAGGATTGCCCGGCTTTCGGGGTCGATGCGAAAGCTGTTTCGGTAAACCAGATGATGACGCGACGATCCTTTTGCCAAAATTGATAAGTCGGTTTGGCTGTTGCGGGATAACTCAAAAGGCTGGCTGCATGAGAGACTTTGTAACTCAAACTTTTCTCCTTCTGCCATTCCGATCAAGGGTAGGGCGGTAAGATTAATGATGCGGACCGTACCGCTCTGCCCTGAAGAGCCTCCATCCTCTATCGAGAGAATTTTGAAGGGGTTCTTCGCACCGGAATCCGTTTGGGGCACGAAGACAAAGAGTATCTTATCCGCATCAGGTGGAAGCGGCACCGAACCAAGTTCAACCAGGACGCCTTCTTCATGTTCTTCGCGATGACTACCCTTTTGTAAAAACTTCAGGGTCAGTGCTTCGACTGGAACTTGTGCTGTATATGTTCCCGAGCGTCTCTTGCGATGAAACGTCAATGCCGTTGGTTTGTCGCTGGCGCCTTGAAAGTAAATATTTGAGTAGTTGCCCGGTCTTAGTCCGTAAACGGTGAAACTGATCGATGTCAGCTCATTTTGCTGAGCCGGTATGGCTTGCAGGCAAAAAAACAAAGCAAGGATGATTGCTGTAGCCCGTTGCTTCATAGCTTTAATCAAACTTCGGCGTCAGCCATTCGAATTGTAGTATTTGAAATTTACGTCCGAATTCAGGGTTTGTATGTGCTTCAGCCAGGCGTTGAACGGTGGCCCGACACATTGCGCTTTCTAAGACCCTGCCTGTGCTTGGATCATTGATGTCGGCACGGGCGGTGATTTCGAAGCTATCAGAGCGCACGCTGGCTAAGCTGCCGATCGCATTCAGTAAAGCCCGCTGATCGATACTGCTGGGGCCGTAGGCGGGAATCTCGTCAAAGTCGCCGCTGCGTTGGTTGACCTCCGGGGTCGCATTGATGGCGTCCTGCAGCAGGCCGCTGGAGATGTATTCAGCAAGACTGAAGGGTGGGTGGCCTTCTTCATTATAGAACTCGCGCAGTTCTTCGACGATGGCCTGGCCGAGTTTTATCGGAATGTCCTTTTGCAACTCCCGAAACGACTGAACAAAGGCCGGGTGTTGGCGGTCCGTGTGTAGCTGGACTGAATCGATCCGAAAGGCATTGTCGTAGTCGCCTACCTCTTTTCTCAGCAAGACCTCATAGCGGGGGCCGAATTCTCTCTCCGTGGCATTGAATGCGGCAGCTTCCGGAAATTTGAAAAACCCATTGTTCAGTTTCTTCGGAACGCGAAACCACTCCGGGGGATTCGCGAAGCTGCCTTGTTCGTATCGCATCCGTGCGTCCTCCGCTGCTATGCGGTGCCCGCTCAGCACTTTTTCCCAGGCGAGTGCAGAAGTGGAGTTGAGATTAAACCCGTTCTCTAGAATCAGACCTTCAGCGGCATCGACTCCGCTCAAGGTAAGATTCTCATCCAGCACATGCAGGCGGCAGTTGAGCAATGGTTTCGAGCCAAGGTCTTGATCTGATCCTGACGGGGCGGGCAAGGTGGAGAAGAAGTATCGATCATACACGGCATTGAGTTCTTCGCCCCAGGGGTTGCCGATGGGGTTCGGGCGCTCGCCGGGGTAGTGAATCGCATTGAGAAGGTCGGGATTTGTCGGCTCAACCGTGGCGATATTGAAGACGCGGGCCACCCGGTCTTTCCGACCGGTGCCGGATGTCTGGTAGTAAAAGAAGTCGTCACTTTTGAAGCTCTCTCCCGGGTCGAAAAACCCCGGATCAAAGTCGTTGCTGCTAAGACGGAAATCGTAGGGCGGGGTGTCGGGATCGGTCCATACGGCATTGATGTTCCAGTGGTTAAGGTCGATGGAGAAACTGCGGCGGCGTGGGTCCTGCAGGCTGAGCCAGTTGGAAAGGTCGGCTACCATGGTTTCCGAGTTTTGACTGTCGAGGAATTTGAAGCGAAAGCCGAAGGCATAGCCGATACGCTCTAATGATTCATTGTTCATCCCGAATTGGCCGTCTTTGGAACTCTTCCTCCGGTTGAACCACGTCGCTCTTTGGCCGGACTCATATTCAATCTCGAAATCGGGGTAACCATCGAGTTCAAAGGCATAGATTTCCTTTTCCGCTCCAGTCGAGTTGATTGCAATCACACGAATATCAACGGGGCCGGACATCGTAAATTCACCACTGTATTCATCACTGTTTTTCCCAGCCAGGGCTGTTCCCAAAGGCAGGTGAAATGTTCCGGTATCGCCGGTTCCTCCATTATCACGCGGAAGGGTGGTGTAAAAGACCATGCCGGGCCGCATGGTTTGATCTCCTGTATCCCGGCTCAGAAGATAGCTCAGGTCAGGTAGGCTGCCTGTCGTGGTTTCACCGGAGCTATTGTTTGTGATTGAATAGTTCGGGAGGTTGGAGATTTCAAACCGCAGGTCGGAATACCCCAACTCAGCAGCGAGGTCATCCTTTCCCAGGACGAAGGGTACGGTGTAGGGGTTCCATAGTTCGATATAAAGCTTGTGCACGAGGTAGAGCTCTCCGGCCTCGGTCTGGTCGTCGGCGGCAAGCCCGGCGCTGACTTGAAATTCAGTGATAACCGGCAGAATCGAAAAGTCCTGCTCGGCCGACTCGACAGCGCTTACAGTGTCGCGCGGGATTTGCATCCCCATCATACTGTCTTTGTCGCCAGCAGTGGGATTTGCATTCACGTATAAGGCCCGGGCAAAATCCGGAGTCAGTAAACTATCGGCGTCGGCGTATAAGGTATTTAAATCTGCCGCCGTGATCGTATGCGGATGGATCGTTTTTAAGTAGCTGAGGTCTTTCTTGAGCCCGCCTTCTTTGCTGTTCGAAAGCACGAAGTAATTTTCCAGAGTCACGGCGTGCAGGAACTGGGAAGCGACTTTTTTCTTGAGCGGTAAGGCGAAGTCTTCGACGAGAGGTGCTATCTGACTTTTCGAATTGATCTTTTCGAGCTCGTGCAGGATTGAGTCGGAGGATTCGGTGATATCATACAACGCCTTAAAATCAAAAACCGGGTCGTTCAAAAAGGCTGCGCTGCGCAGCGTCTTTTCGCTATAGCCATAATACTCTGGTGGTGTGGCCTTGCCTTCCAGTGTTGGCAGCTCCTGGGATACGTCATTCACGGGCTTTATTGCGGCCTTGACGCCCTCGTCGGCGACCCACCAGGCGATCTCTGTCTCATTTGATTCGAGCGAGGTTGTTGGCGCCCGTACAGCTGGCACGTCGTAAGGAGTATGGTAAGTGCCGTCACTTCGGTGGTCGTATTCAGCCTGCAGTTGGACTGAAGGTGAATTCGCCGATGGATCGGGCGTATCGCCGGAAACGAGCCAATGCGCCTCTGCGGATTCATTGCTTGTGTCCCATACGCCCGTCCAATAACGATTCTGATTGCTCGCGCCTGTGATCTCCGCTCTGGCCGTGACGCGTTGGTCGGGGCCGGCGTGCCTTTGCAGGTCACCCAGCGCCATCATGAGGGCAAGGCGGGCCGCTTCCCGAGCTCTGAGTTTGGATAATGCGGTCATGCCGGCTTGCTTCTCCATCTGCAGTATCAGCGTCATTGAGACGATCAGCACCACGAGGAAAGCCGTCAGGAAGATTGCCACGATGAGGGAAAACCCCTGCTTCGTGCCTGCTTGTGGGCTCTTTTCGGGAAAGTAAACCAAAATGAGATTAGCAAAAGATGCCAAATCGAGCCTCCAATGACTAGTACTTTCTCAAAGATAGCCTTTCCGATGGGCGCATTCTTGAATTTTTTACATTCGGCGACAATCTTGGTGTCAGCATCACTCTTGCCTTATTGCAACAGCCCGCCAACCTACCGGCCCTTATTACACAATATGTCAGCAGCGCCATCCAAACCCAAGATCCTGGTAATCGACGACGACGATGACCTTCGCTATTCCTTGAAACGCGTCTTTTCAGGTAGGCAATACGAAGTCGTTGAGGCGAATAGCGCTGAGAAAGGCCTCGAGGTCGCGGAGAAGGAGAAGCCTGATGTGATCCTTCTTGATAATCGCATGGAGGGCATGAGTGGGATCGAGGCGCTGCAACATCTTCGCGGGATTAATCCCAATGCCATGATCATATTAATGACGGCTTACGGGACGACCCAGACGACGATTGAAGCGATGAAGTTCGGTGCGTTCGACTACATCATGAAGCCCTTTGATCTAAAGAAGATCCTTTCGATTACGGAAGCGGCGCTGGCGACATCGAGTGATTTGGATCGTGCCAACAAAGACGAGTCGAGCGGGGGCATCAGCCAGGAAGATGTCGATGGTGGGATTATCGGCAGCTCCGCCGCCATGCAGGACGTGTTCAAGATGATCGGGCAGGTGGCCGCCAGCGAAGTGACGGTCATGATCACCGGCGAGAGCGGCACGGGCAAAGAACTGATCGCACGTTCGATCTTTCAGAACAGTCTTCGTTCCCAGAAGCCCTACATAGCCGTCAACTGTGCGGCGATACCGGAAAACCTCATCGAAAGTGAGCTTTTTGGCCATGAGAAGGGTTCTTTTACCGGGGCGACCAGTCAGCGCATCGGTAAATTCGAACTATGCGATGGCGGCACGATTTTCCTCGATGAGATCGGGGATATGGCGCTGACCACTCAGACGAAGATTCTGCGGGCCCTGCAGGAAGGTGAAATCCAGAGGGTTGGGAGCAGCGAGACGATCAAGGTGGATGTCCGCATGCTCGCGGCGACCAATAAACCGCTCGAAGAAATGGTGGAGGAGAAAACCTTCCGCGAAGACCTTTATTACCGCCTGAATGTGGTGCGCATCCAGTTGCCGCCGTTACGGGAGCGCATGGAGGACGTGCCCCTGCTGATCGATTTTGCACTCAAGCGGCTCAAGCAGGATCGTAAGGCACACGTCAGTGCAGTCTCTCCGGAGGCGTTGGCTAGCTTGATGAAGTACACCTGGCCCGGCAATGTTCGTGAGTTAGAGAACATTATCTACCGGAGCGCGGTGATGGCTCAAAGCGATACGATCTTGATGAAGGATCTGCCCAGGGAGATTCTCTCTGCTGTCGGTGCCGATATGTCATCGCCAAAAATGCCCACTCCAAAAAAGGAAGCGGCAAAAGAGGCAGAGCTTGAAAGCAAAACCGCCGGGGAAGAAGTGCTGCTTGGGGCGCCGGAAGAGAATGCCTTCGATGGCGCTTATCGCCTTCTGCGCAGCGAGCAGGGGAATAATATTCTCGAGCATGCTGAACGGGAGCTGATTCGGCGCGCCCTCGAAGAGGTTGGCGGGAAGCAGGTAAAAGCTGCTGAAATACTGGGCATGACCCGGTCGACCCTTCGAAAGCGAATCGACCAATACGACCTGGGCTAGGAGAATTTCGTCGAAATCATTCAGCCGGCTATCAAAAAATGAGCGTTGGGCGAAGAGATATCATGCGGCCAATTGAACACTTTGACCTTCGGCATGTCTCCTCCAGTTGCGCAACACCTTGACCTTTGCGTGTGCGCAGTATGCTTCTCATTTAAACTTATCTTATTTATGAAAAATCCCAAAACCAATCGAATCATCCTCTGCGCGCTTTTTGCGACGGCGCCGTTTCTTTATGCAGAAGAAGCACCAGCCGCAGATAAATCTGTAGAAAATTCCGCGGAGAAATCCGTACCGCAGCTTTCTGAGCAGGAGCTCCACGAAATGCTGGGCTATCTGACCGCGTTGAGTGGCGGTGTCAGTTCGCTTCAGTTGGACGAGGCCGCTATTACTGAACTGGCTCGCGGCTTGCACAAAGCACTGTCCGGCGAGATTAGCATGGCTTCGCTCTCGCAGCCTGAAGTTCAGGCGGCGCTGGGTGAGGCTCAGGCGCGTGCCGAGGCGGTTCAACAATCGAGCGAAAAACTCCCCGGATTTTCGGAAGGCTCACTCGAAAAAATTGGTGTGGTTGTTTCGATGCAATCGGGCGTTCAGCAGCTTGGTTTCGGAGCGGACGAGGCTGACGCGATCCGGGATGGTTTCATCGAGGGCGCCAGCGCGAAGGAGATGGATCCGGAAATCGAGGCCAAGATGCCCGCTTTCCAGGCATTTATCCAAAGCCGGATGGAAAAAGCCCAGGCTGCCGTAGCGGCTCAGGAAGAGAAAGCCCGTGAGGCCGCGATGGCAGAATTTAAGAACGTCGCTGACGAGTGGAGTCAAAAGGACAACATCAATGTCGTCCTCGAAACCACGCAAGGTGATGTTGAAATCGAACTTTACCCCAAAGAAGCACCGCTAGCGGTGGCCAATTTCGTCGGTCATATTGAGAACGACTACTACGACGGTCTTATTTTCCACCGGGTCATTGATGGATTCATGATTCAAGGTGGCGACCCTCTGGGTAAGGGCACCGGTGGGGAGTCGATCTGGGGCAAGCCTTTCCCCGACGAGTTTAGCGATACGCTGCGCTTTGATGAGAAGGGTCTTCTTGCGATGGCCAACTCCGGGCCGATGACGAATGGAAGCCAGTTTTTTATCACCACCAGTAAGCCGAACTGGTTGAACGACAAGCATACCATTTTCGGTAAGGTGGTCGAAGGTTACGATAACGTGGAGAAAATCGAAAAGACCGAAACCGGCGCACAGGACAAGCCGGTTGAGGATCAGAAGATTGTTCAGGCTTACGTTAAAGAGTAGCGTCCGCTGAAAAAATTTTGCGAAAGGGTGAAGTCTGCGGGCTTCACCCTTTTTTAATAGCCCTTATTCGGGTCACCACCAAGTGGTGCCACTTGTGCGCTATTTGGATCCAGGAAATCCGCCTTGTAGGGTTTGTGCATCTGCCAGCCGGCACGGTAGGGTGCGCCGTGTGCCTTCACCCAATCGGTGATCGCATTCAATACCTCGCCGTTCTCTCGCTGTGACCATTCGGGGTGGAGCCAGACCGGTCGTTCTTTCGCGTTCAGTGGCTGTGTATATTCTTCAATCACCCCGGGTGAATCGACGATGATCTTGAATTCGTCGGCTTTGCTAAGATTTTCCGAAAGCGGCAGTTTCCATCGTTTTGGACTGAGGGTCACCCAGTCGAACTCGCCCTGAATGGGGAAAGCACCGCTCGTTTCGAGGTGGGCTTTGAGGCCGGCCTGATGCAAGGCAGCAACCAGAGGCTGGAGGTTGTGAATCGAGGGTTCGCCGCCCGTCACAATGACGAACTCTGCTTTGCTCGCGGCCGCCGCCGCGGCGAGTTCCTCCTCCGCGATACGGTTTATTCTGTCCGGAATGTAGTCCGGGTGCCAGGTGCCCGCCGAGTCGCACCAGGGGCAATGCACCGGGCAACCGAAGGTGCGAATGAAATAAGCAGCTCTCCCCGCATGAGTGCCTTCTCCTTGAAAGCTATAGAACTGTTCGTGAACCGGTAGCATGCGAATGTGTATAATAGCAGAATAATTATTCTCCTGCTGAATACTTCGCCGAATTCTTGGAGTCTTCTTCGACCTCGACCGAGGTAATCCATGCGCGGCCATTGGTCGCTTCCTGCACCATCGGGTTGAACACTTCGTAAAGATGTTGGGCGATGCCTTCGCAGGAACAGTTCGGGAGCACGTAGGCTTGAAACAGGTTCCCGTAGTTCTTGAGCAGCTTCTCTCTCTCCGGGTCGTTTTCGTTGAAGAGGCAGGCGTGGTCGAGATGCTTGGCAATCCACTTTTTGATATAACCAAGCTTGCCGAAATCCACGACGAAGCCGTTCGTATCCAATGCCTCGCAGGCAAAGGTCAGCGTAATCGTCCAGTTATGGCCGTGGATGAAGGCGCAGTGTCCGTCGTGCAAATGCTGACGATGGGCGAAGGGAATATCCCGGTAACTTTTCTTACAGGTGATCATCGGAAAGAAGTTAGAAGTCAGGAGATAGAAATTAGATTGAAATGAGTCGCCAATTGTTGGCGCGAAGTTCCTCAACCGTCGGTGCGTGGGCTTCGTAGATTGTCGGATCGTCGATCCCCGCCAAGTCGAAGGCCTCGCGCCGTTCGATACAGGTACCGCAGCGCCCGCAGTGTTTTTCGCCGCCTTTGTAGCAGGACCAGGTCTGCTCGAAGGGCACGCCCAGTGCAGCGCCGCGCCGTACGATGTCGGCCTTGGTCCAGTCGACAAAGGGGCGGCTGAGCTCGACCTGTTTCCAGTCGCACAGGGCCATGGCCTGGGCCATGGCGTCGGCAAATTCATTGCGACAATCCGGGTAGATGGCGTGATCGCCGCTGTGGGCGGCATAGGCCACTTGCTGCGCGCCGATGGAGAGAGCATGTCCGGTGGCCAGCGCGAGCAGGATCATATTCCGGTTCGGCACCACCGTGGTTTTCATGTTCTCCTCCGTGTAGTGTCCTTCGGCTACTGCGATATCCGGGGAGGTCAGGCTGCTTCCTGAGAGGAGCGATTGGATCGAAGACAGATCGGCAATTTTGTGCGATATGCCGAGTTCGTTGCAGATCGTTGCCGCAGACTTCAGCTCACAGCCATGACGCTGGCCGTAGTTGACGGAGAGCGCTCCTAAGTCGAGGCCTGCCTGATGCAGGTCGTACAGCAAAACGGTCGAATCGAGACCGCCGGAATAGATGACGAGAGTTTTCATGAATTCAGTGGTTGGCCGGACGGCGTGCCCTGGGAATTCGTTAGCAGGGCGCTAGGGCAGGGCACACTGCTCGACACTTGAACGGGTGCAAGGCAAATCCGCGCTTTTCGCGTTGACCTGTTCGGGGTGCTGACGAAGCTTCGACCGCTTAACGCTCCTGTAGTTCAATGGATAGAGCAGCGGTCTCCGAAGCCGCAAATCCGGGTTCGACTCCCGGCGGGAGCACCATGCTTCGCTCTTCGAGCTACGCATGGCGGAGCCAGGCAACAGGTCGAAGCTAGCGGAAGCATGCCCTGCATAGCCTGAAGGGCGACGCACGGGCAATTGGAGCGCGGAAGAGGACTCCTCTCGCCCTTGACTGCGGCTTGGCAGAGCAAGACATTCTGAGCAGGTATTAAATGATTATCATGATTTTAGGAATTTTATTCCTCTACCTGGGCGCGGAGTGCCTGGTACGGGGGAGTTCGCGGCTGGCCACACGGTTCGGAATACCGCCTCTGATCATCGGACTGACCGTCGTGGCCTTTGGGACCAGCTCCCCAGAGCTTTTGGTCAGCATTTCCGCCGTGGTTCAGGGGGCCAACGACGTGGCTGTCGGCAACGTGGTGGGCTCCAATATCTTTAATATCGCTGTTATCCTGGGGGTGACCGCCCTGATCAAGCCGCCGAGCGTCCATATTGACCTGATCCGGCGGGAGATTCCGGTGATGATACTGGTTTCCCTGCTGACTCTGGGCTTAGTCGGATTGGGCTATGTCTCGCGCCTGGCCGGTCTCAGCCTTTGTGCGGGCCTGGTCGTTTATCTCTGGCTGTCCATTCGGACAGCGAGAAAGGAGACGAAGGCCGCTGAATTCGATCTTCCTCTCAGTCCACGGATGCCGGTGTGGCTCTGCGCGATTTTGATTGTGGCCGGTCTCTCGGTTTTGGTCTTCGGGGCGCAGTTATTCCTGACCGGTGCGGTGAAGCTGGCGCGGGATTTCGGCTTTTCCGAGGCTGTCATCGGCCTCACCATCGTGGCTGCCGGCACCAGCCTTCCTGAGCTGGCCACGAGCGTGGTGGCGGCGATCAGGAAAGAGTCCGATGTCGCGATCGGGAATATCGTCGGGTCCAATATCTTCAACGTGCTCGGGATTCTCGGACTCACTTCGGCAATGCTTCCGATGGAGGTTGC encodes the following:
- a CDS encoding NfeD family protein; this encodes MSIYRITLALLACCLLCLPSTAEEEVAPAENTVSDPEADGGVDVYVIPITEAIGKPNLFILRRGLKEAIENDVDMVLLEMDTPGGRVDVTIEMMEMLARFDGITATYVNDEAISAGSFITASTQEIYFAPTGKIGASAVIMGAGQEVPETAKMKIESYLRANIRAITADYPYRSDVIRAMLDAEYELVIDEEVIKPAGELLTLTASEALKEYGDPPQPLLGKGIYDSVEELLDDRFGPGNYEIKDFKVTYSERIAKWMDTFAPALLGIGMLLLFLEFKTPGFGIFGIGGIVLIAIFFISQHIAGLAGNEAILFFALGIILVLVEIFFFPGVLIFALSGLALIFGSLLWAMVDIWPEEPISLSPEFLAEPVVNLVFGMTVAVLGAVIFGRFFKGSFFERMLVLEDAAGGSSQEIREKRESSLPKPGSEGVAVSDLFPSGRVEVDGKRYEARSALGPIEHDSRIRVKAHNDFSLIVEEVES
- a CDS encoding NfeD family protein, with product MMLILGLILAALVLIFFEVILPGGILGLLALACIVGATWLGFADYGVAGGALTFLGSLIAVGLLVFVEFKLMANSKWGKGFFLGSSVSGHSNVAQGEDSMIGQEATAMTRLNPSGKIAIDGRSYEAYSQDGYIDSGETVIVTKRENFKLIIKKP
- the floA gene encoding flotillin-like protein FloA (flotillin-like protein involved in membrane lipid rafts), encoding MTSTPLPLALTSWQLGLAAILGLILVIAFFIIITFFSIWLRALLSGAPVGFPTLVAMRLRGVPASVIVDARIAAVKAGLEMPVNDLEAHYLAEGNVIQTVQALVAADKANIELDWQRACAIDLATKGTGKSVLEAVRTSINPKVINCPDPNGGRGTIDGVAKDGIQVKARARVTVRSNLDNYVGSALEETVIARVGEGIVTTIGSADTYKDVLESPDKISKVVLERGLDVGTAFEILSIDIADVDVGENIGAKLQESQAEADKNVAQAKAEMRRAAAVAQEQEMKARVEEMQAKVVEAEAQVPLALAEAFRSGNLGVMDYYRLNNIKADTDMRDSISKGEEDK
- a CDS encoding NUDIX hydrolase, with translation MTTEELFDVVDEQDRVLRSEARSVVHRDGLLHRAVHIFVFNSSGELYLQRRSMNKDSAPGKWVSSCSGHVDSGENYDAAARRELGEEIGLYDPINMKPVFKEAACRPTGNEFVWVYDCHSEGPFILDPDEVSDGQWIGLDAVNGWIEERPRDFAWSFTHLWAKYRKLVER
- a CDS encoding sigma-54-dependent transcriptional regulator, with the translated sequence MSAAPSKPKILVIDDDDDLRYSLKRVFSGRQYEVVEANSAEKGLEVAEKEKPDVILLDNRMEGMSGIEALQHLRGINPNAMIILMTAYGTTQTTIEAMKFGAFDYIMKPFDLKKILSITEAALATSSDLDRANKDESSGGISQEDVDGGIIGSSAAMQDVFKMIGQVAASEVTVMITGESGTGKELIARSIFQNSLRSQKPYIAVNCAAIPENLIESELFGHEKGSFTGATSQRIGKFELCDGGTIFLDEIGDMALTTQTKILRALQEGEIQRVGSSETIKVDVRMLAATNKPLEEMVEEKTFREDLYYRLNVVRIQLPPLRERMEDVPLLIDFALKRLKQDRKAHVSAVSPEALASLMKYTWPGNVRELENIIYRSAVMAQSDTILMKDLPREILSAVGADMSSPKMPTPKKEAAKEAELESKTAGEEVLLGAPEENAFDGAYRLLRSEQGNNILEHAERELIRRALEEVGGKQVKAAEILGMTRSTLRKRIDQYDLG